Proteins found in one Homalodisca vitripennis isolate AUS2020 chromosome 4, UT_GWSS_2.1, whole genome shotgun sequence genomic segment:
- the LOC124359350 gene encoding LOW QUALITY PROTEIN: uncharacterized protein LOC124359350 (The sequence of the model RefSeq protein was modified relative to this genomic sequence to represent the inferred CDS: deleted 2 bases in 1 codon) codes for MSPSRDSVAFTKGLLNGPGQNNCFLNSAVQVLWHLDIFRRSFRELTGHSCMAESCIFCALKELFSQLQFSHETALPPDALRRALAESFFDQQRFQLGFMDDAAECFENILTRIHYHIACGESEDMCNARHCIPHQKFAMTLVEQSVCGACGATSEPLPFTQMVHYVSASALTSQAKQCSTPSHPDLFGQLLKKAGGMGDIRDCPSACGAKIQIRRTLTNWPEIVSVGVVWDSERPSLDHIMSLLGTLRTSLRLSDVFHTPTPANVPPTSHELVGVVTYYGKHYSTFFFHTKLRLWIYFDDATVREVGPRWEQVVEKCRRGRYQPLLLLFAVPEGSPIDTSGAPKCVTRVTKPQLVAPAGPTARRSLTPSPEKPSGLGLTTQRRAVTPNPEQTQHEPLRAQRPTLNNNDYQNLTHLQAAMFGDTPPESPRQKGFPLRPGTELVRRDSGNWSGDRNSASSSSSTSLENPYHYIVGKMHFRGVKQSDGPCDQGYDSYSLSSNDSLPLQQTLKHNLQLAQIPEGHQSPTGCVLLNQYNSSVSASTDDCERLCLEADQLLGKSEAAEDLVTALSLCHAAANKARAAMDAPYSNPQTASAARMKHNTCVMRARSLHKKLEEPSKHPEGRHSREGSGCSNRGSTGSHSRQNSRDKGNHSRQNSRELLVNTMPTQLPSAKTGPREPPTVVAPERPAQKNIEIYATLPKSKKGLLSRATKTKTAVEDEEYLMYDRPGRSLYSSRSKLNGKKEGEKRARSEERNNKTAKEKEFVSNSLSKEAKKQTKVEEPKQNKKQHKIRRKLLMGGLIRRKNRSMPDLREDEVAPKDSVKDETKALSKDDSNVGSKMDKQMGLSGYLSEGHLEFSGNPNLERSKLMRKSFHGSKILQMAKIPPPPPLRTTSQLSKTDRPPFPLPMDDIKQNMMNERNDEWSREPQSLPYIPASYGETKKIESVTYANGGFLLQGYQQHTKVVTTAQVHQEQSPQAARDEVDSGVPCDVNGFPLPPYPSPLNSVSHSRQPSEDFPPPPPEIVSQEPEEVPVRPPSPESLLAQVQQKRLQILAENEAKAAAAAESYEAARAVGGETWLRELQAKQAALKGKNGLTQNGKIESPVLVGNRILTPTKSIESIQHYDTRERLTPPAIHEHGSNSQQTTSVKDLKSRFEKIKIDKEIESVQQFSNKPSRASPIITDNSHLYDAQVSNNTIINSLTYDSSLITAHMNGFDLSHDNSKSNENDISFANNNIAPAKQHFDSHEPRRKSGKKKNVTFCEQVVLVATADEDEVDSYIPNPILERVLRSVLHKDSPQEIRETTIQSVIPLKRTDSGNYGQKNQQENNTGPVVNGIDKPNIPSPGLTSESFTYHMNSLPTISTASLNDIKHQYLPNTNGEHMIHQDHASNIQRHFSGQQQLSVKGVQQSPVMSRPLINQVLPTKPNIITQSQSNSSPSMHSVTPYNIQQSHNHQTQMYQQSHHQPHVHPQHSQSYSPQTPQSQASVHYSTQAPSYTNSASYTHQSNIQTNQSDSPHMENHHSSVSEYPVAQSAAPSPVATSSPYQQVPPPQGHLTNSPYQIVSQPQTHQYPYKPVISIAPTPGSQTHGLPQQSPIMNRPLSHQQIPNGHSHDGRKLSTALSNPMNIQHRISDNLNHSQVETRYMHPSQGLYSHQTGNGSLRSPHSLVDQNSRFVNSPPVHQHTTVRARPQAMYQQDLPPPEYQHPPPPRKDPSGTNGLPVRSEIYQRVPTSSGNLIVDQNHHTSSQGNMYNSLSSANHRPLSPTSPHGQMPPSVGIHVYQHPPHPMYQQSAYHQVQPQQVNHHSQQTQQPNHHPQQPIYNQQHPQLTSHSQLTQPNQPPSHHLITNHSQTGGHQYNSNPTPTPVRHPPYQPPPHPKQLESVSKIPERTAQPSGVPHLRSNPCNLCRKKQVQHPAIYCSDCDFYMSRFKPKT; via the exons GAGCTGTTTTCACAACTACAATTCAGCCATGAGACTGCGCTGCCTCCTGATGCTCTGCGGAGGGCGTTGGCAGAATCATTCTTCGATCAACAACGATTTCAGTTGGGCTTCATGGATGATGCTGCAGAGTGCTTT GAAAATATCCTGACACGGATTCACTACCATATTGCG TGTGGGGAGTCAGAGGATATGTGCAATGCCAGACACTGCATCCCTCACCAGAAGTTTGCCATGACACTCGTAGAACAGAGTGTGTGCGGCGCATGTGGTGCCACCTCTGAACCTCTGCCTTTCACTCAG atggtTCATTATGTGTCTGCATCTGCACTGACTTCACAAGCAAAGCAATGTTCTACACCCTCCCATCCAGATCTCTTTGGGCAGCTGCTCAAAAAAGCGGGAGGCATGGGCGATATCCGGGACTGTCCT AGTGCCTGTGGAGCCAAGATCCAGATCCGTCGCACGCTGACCAACTGGCCTGAAATAGTGTCGGTGGGTGTGGTGTGGGATTCCGAGCGCCCTTCTCTGGATCACATCATGTCCCTGCTGGGCACCCTCCGCACGTCCTTGCGACTCAGTGATGTTTTCCACACCCCTACCCCTGCTAACGTGCCTCCCACTTCCCACGAGCTAGTTGGAGTTGTCACCTACTACGGCAAACACTACTCTACTTTCTTCTTCCATACCAAGCTCCGTCTGTGGATATACTTCGATGACGCCACCGTCAGGGAAGTTGGTCCAAGATGGGAACAA gTGGTAGAGAAATGCCGGAGAGGCCGGTACCAGCCACTGCTACTGCTGTTTGCAGTGCCAGAAGGCTCACCAATAGACACCAGTGGGGCCCCCAAGTGTGTGACTAGAGTGACCAAACCCCAACTGGTGGCTCCGGCGGGTCCCACAGCACGCCGTTCACTCACCCCCAGCCCCGAGAAGCCCAGTGGTCTGGGACTCACCACTCAGCGGAGAGCCGTTACACCGAATCCAGAACAGACGCAGCATGAACCACTAAGAGCTCAG CGACCTACCCTGAACAATAACGACTACCAGAACCTGACGCACCTACAGGCCGCCATGTTCGGAGACACACCGCCCGAGTCCCCGCGACAGAAGGGGTTTCCACTGCGTCCAGGAACCGAGCTGGTCAGGAGAGACTCAGGCAACTGGAGTGGAGACCGTAATAGCGCCTCTTCCTCCTCCTCCACATCCTTGGAGAACCCCTACCACTACATTGTCGGCAAGATGCACTTCCG AGGAGTAAAGCAGTCAGATGGCCCTTGTGACCAAGGTTACGACTCCTACTCCTTGTCCTCCAATGACAGCCTCCCTCTGCAGCAGACGCTCAAGCATAACTTGCAG TTGGCCCAGATACCTGAGGGGCATCAGTCGCCAACTGGGTGTGTTCTGCTTAATCAGTACAACTCTAGTGTATCAGCATCTACAG ATGACTGTGAGCGACTCTGCTTGGAGGCAGATCAGCTGTTGGGCAAGTCGGAGGCTGCGGAAGACCTGGTGACTGCACTATCGCTGTGCCATGCAGCAGCTAACAAGGCACGTGCCGCCATGGACGCCCCCTACAGCAACCCTCAGACTGCCAGTGCGGCTCGTATGAAACACAACACCTGCGTCATGCGTGCCCGATCTCTGCACAAGAAACTGGAAGAACCTAGCAAGC ATCCAGAAGGAAGACATAGCAGAGAAGGCAGTGGCTGCAGTAACCGAGGATCAACTGGCTCTCATTCTCGACAGAACTCAAGAGATAAGGGTAACCACTCCCGCCAGAACAGCCGAGAACTTCTAGTAAATACTATGCCCACTCAATTGCCGTCAGCCAAGACTGGTCCCCGGGAACCACCAACAGTGGTAGCTCCTGAAAGGCCAGctcagaaaaatattgaaatatacgcAACTCTTCCCAAGAGCAAGAAAGGATTGCTATCACGTGCGACTAAAACAAAAACAGCTGTTGAAGATGAGGAATATCTTATGTATGATCGACCAGGAAGGAGTTTATATTCAAGTAGATCGAAATTAAATGGCAAAAAAGAAGGTGAAAAACGTGCTCGGAGTGAGGAACGAAATAACAAGACTGCAAAAGAAAAGGAATTTGTTTCAAATTCACTCTCTAAAGAAGCAAAAAAACAGACAAAAGTAGAAGAGCCGAAACAGAATAAGAAGCAGCACAAAATAAGGAGAAAACTTCTGATGGGTGGGCTAATTAGAAGGAAAAATCGTAGCATGCCAGATTTACGAGAAGATGAGGTTGCTCCCAAGGATTCAGTAAAGGATGAGACCAAAGCATTATCTAAAGATGATTCAAATGTTGGGTCAAAGATGGATAAGCAAATGGGATTAAGTGGGTATTTGTCAGAAGGACATCTTGAATTTTCTGGCAATCCAAATCTGGAGAGAAGTAAATTGATGAGAAAGAGTTTCCATGGCAGCAAAATTCTTCAAATGGCGAAAATTCCTCCACCTCCTCCATTGAGAACAACTTCACAGTTGAGTAAAACAGACCGCCCTCCTTTCCCATTACCAATGGACgacataaaacaaaacatgatgAATGAAAGAAATGATGAGTGGTCTCGAGAGCCACAATCTTTACCTTACATCCCTGCAAGTTATGGTGAAACTAAGAAAATTGAATCTGTTACTTATGCTAATGGTGGATTTCTACTGCAAGGATATCAACAACACACAAAAGTGGTTACTACAGCTCAAGTTCATCAGGAGCAGTCACCTCAGGCTGCAAGGGACGAGGTAGACTCTGGAGTCCCTTGTGATGTCAACGGGTTTCCTCTACCACCTTATCCCTCTCCTCTGAACTCAGTATCACACTCTCGACAGCCAAGTGAGGATTTTCCACCACCTCCCCCCGAAATTGTGTCACAGGAACCTGAGGAAGTTCCAGTCAGGCCCCCATCACCAGAAAGCCTTTTAGCCCAAGTACAGCAGAAACGTTTGCAAATTCTTGCAGAGAATGAAGCAAAAGCTGCAGCTGCTGCGGAGTCTTATGAGGCAGCTAGAGCTGTAGGAGGTGAAACTTGGTTGAGAGAACTTCAAGCCAAACAGGCTGCTCTTAAAGGTAAAAATGGTCTCACCCAGAATGGTAAAATAGAAAGTCCTGTTTTAGTTGGAAACAGAATTTTGACTCCAACCAAGTCGATAGAATCAATTCAACACTATGATACTAGAGAAAGATTGACACCACCAGCAATCCACGAACATGGATCAAACAGTCAACAAACGACTTCCGTTAAAGATTTGAAATCTAGGTTTGAAAAGATAAAGATTGATAAAGAAATAGAATCTGTTCAACAGTTTTCAAATAAACCATCACGAGCTAGTCCGATCATAACAGATAACTCACATCTCTATGATGCTCAGGTTAGCAATAATACAATCATCAATTCTCTGACTTATGACTCCAGTTTGATTACTGCTCATATGAATGGGTTTGATCTCTCACATGATAACAGTAAAAGTAATGAAAACGATATTTCTTTTGCCAACAACAACATAGCCCCTGCAAAACAACATTTTGACAGTCATGAACCAAGGAGGAAATCTGGTAAGAAGAAAAACGTAACGTTCTGTGAGCAAGTCGTTTTGGTTGCTACTGCTGATGAAGATGAAGTAGATAGTTACATACCAAACCCAATTTTAGAAAGAGTTCTTAGGTCTGTTTTACACAAAGACAGTCCACAGGAAATACGAGAAACTACAATTCAGTCAGTCATTCCCTTGAAGAGAACTGATTCTGGCAATTATGGTCAGAAGAATCAACAAGAAAATAATACAGGTCCTGTTGTAAACGGAATTGACAAACCAAACATTCCCAGTCCAGGATTGACTTCAGAAAGTTTTACATATCATATGAATTCGTTGCCAACTATATCGACTGCATCATTGAACGATATCAAGCATCAATACTTACCAAATACGAATGGAGAGCATATGATTCACCAGGATCATGCATCAAACATTCAACGGCACTTTTCTGGACAGCAACAGCTAAGTGTTAAGGGAGTTCAGCAGTCTCCGGTGATGTCAAGACCTTTAATTAATCAAGTATTGCCAACGAAGCCTAACATTATTACTCAATCCCAATCCAACAGCAGTCCATCGATGCACAGTGTGACACCTTACAATATTCAACAATCCCACAACCACCAGACACAGATGTATCAGCAAAGTCATCATCAGCCTCATGTCCATCCTCAGCACTCTCAGAGTTATTCACCACAAACCCCACAATCTCAGGCTTCAGTACACTATTCCACTCAAGCTCCTTCTTATACAAACTCTGCTTCCTATACTCACCAATCAAACATTCAGACTAACCAGTCAGATTCACCCCATATGGAGAACCATCACTCTTCAGTATCGGAGTATCCTGTAGCACAGTCTGCAGCCCCCTCTCCAGTTGCTACATCATCTCCATATCAGCAGGTTCCCCCACCACAGGGTCATCTTACAAACTCTCCTTATCAGATTGTTTCTCAACCTCAGACTCATCAGTATCCGTATAAACCTGTAATTTCAATTGCTCCAACACCAGGAAGTCAAACTCATGGACTCCCTCAGCAATCTCCAATCATGAATCGGCCTCTCAGTCATCAACAGATTCCTAATGGGCACAGCCACGATGGCAGAAAGCTAAGCACAGCTTTGAGTAATCCAATGAACATACAACATCGCATCAGTGACAACCTCAATCACTCTCAAGTAGAAACGAGATACATGCATCCGTCCCAGGGCTTATACAGTCACCAAACCGGTAATGGATCTCTGAGGAGTCCTCACAGTTTAGTTGATCAGAACTCAAGATTTGTCAATAGTCCACCAGTACACCAACACACTACTGTCAGAGCCAGACCTCAAGCCATGTACCAGCAGGATCTCCCTCCACCAGAGTACCAACATCCACCACCACCCAGAAAAGACCCTTCTGGAACCAACGGTTTGCCAGTAAGGTCGGAAATCTACCAGAGGGTACCAACTTCATCTGGAAATCTGATAGTGGATCAGAATCATCATACTTCATCACAAGGAAATATGTACAATTCTCTCAGTTCAGCAAATCATAGGCCACTCTCCCCGACTAGTCCACATGGTCAGATGCCACCGTCAGTTGGAATCCATGTCTATCAACATCCACCACACCCTATGTATCAACAGAGTGCCTACCACCAGGTACAACCTCAACAGGTGAACCATCATTCACAGCAAACCCAACAACCAAACCATCACCCTCAACAACCCATTTACAACCAACAACATCCTCAGTTGACTAGTCACAGTCAACTGACCCAACCGAACCAACCACCCAGCCACCATCTGATAACCAACCACTCGCAGACTGGAGGGCACCAATACAACTCAAACCCCACCCCTACTCCTGTAAGGCATCCTCCTTATCAGCCACCTCCGCACCCCAAACAACTGGAAAGTGTTAGTAAGATCCCGGAAAGGACGGCTCAACCTTCGGGTGTTCCACATTTGAGGAGCAATCCTTGCAATTTATGTCGCAAGAAACAAGTTCAACATCCAGCTATCTATTGTTCAGACTGTGACTTTTATATGTCCAGGTTTAAACCAAAAACCtga